The following proteins come from a genomic window of Streptomyces sp. NBC_01716:
- a CDS encoding CARDB domain-containing protein, translating to MRQKQLRPGQLRRRLIAGLVMAGLFVAGLTPLSAAAAERPDQAAGKSVSASGSEGNHPASNVTDGSQASYWEGPDNAFPQTLRVDLGANVAVDQVVLKLPTTWEARTQALGVQGSTDGNTYSTLSASQGRLFTPASGNTVTIDFPSTGVRYVRLNITGNTGWPAAQISEFGIYGPAGGDPDPDPGDDGTDLARGKAIEASSTIHNFVAANANDGSVNTYWESTGHPSTLTVKLGADADITSVVVKLNPDAAWGARTQNIQVLGRAQGAAGFTSLKARADYGFNPATNQNSVRIPVTGRVADVQLQFFSNTGAQGGQVAELQVVGSPAPNPDLTVTGLSWSPTAPVETDTTTVSATVRNAGTAASGPTTVNVGIGGVVAGSASVGGLAAGASQTVQVAAGKRAEGTYKVTAVVDPTDTIVEQDNDNNSFTAAGSLVVGQAPGPDLQVLSVNSTPQNPAVGTSVQFSVAVRNRGTTASGATTVTRVAVGGTTLNTNTPSIAAGATTNVSVNGSWTATSGGANIVATADATDVVTETNETNNSFSRSIVVGRGAAVPYVEYEAEAGRYQGTLVEADAVRTFGHTNFGSESSGRKSVRLTSTGQFVEFTSTNPANSIVVRNSIPDAPNGGGTEATISLYADDTFVKKLNLSSKHSWLYGDTDGPEALTNTPQADARRLFDEANSLLSTTYPAGTKFKLQRDAGDSAPFYYIDLIDLEQVAPPAAKPAECTSITEYGAVPGDGNDDTAAIQAAVTADQNGAIACVWIPAGQWRQEQKILTDDPQNQGQYNQIGIKNVTIRGAGMWHSQLYTLTEPQNAGGINHPHEGNFGFDIDDNTQISDIAIFGSGRIRGGGGAEGGVGLNGRFGKNTKIRDVWIEHANVGVWVGRDYDNIPALWGPADGLEFTGMRIRNTYADGINFTNGTRNSKVFNSSFRTTGDDSLAVWANRYVKDTSVDIAHDNSFTNNTIQLPWRATGIAVYGGYGNKIENNIVSDTANYPGIMLATDHDPLPFSGQTLIANNALHRTGGAFWNEDQEFGAITLFAASRDIPGVTIRDTDIYDSTYDGIQFKTGGGTMPGVVINNVRIDKSNNGAGILAMSGARGSATLSDVTITNSADGDIVTQPGSGFVITGGPTPPLAPGKLTGGGRR from the coding sequence ATGAGACAGAAGCAGCTCAGACCCGGACAGCTCCGCCGACGCCTGATCGCCGGCCTCGTCATGGCCGGCCTGTTCGTCGCCGGGCTCACCCCCCTCTCGGCCGCCGCGGCCGAGCGCCCCGACCAGGCGGCCGGCAAGAGCGTGTCGGCGAGCGGGTCCGAGGGGAACCACCCGGCCTCCAACGTCACCGACGGCAGTCAGGCGTCGTACTGGGAAGGACCGGACAACGCGTTCCCGCAGACGCTCCGGGTCGACCTCGGCGCGAACGTCGCCGTCGACCAGGTGGTGCTCAAGCTCCCGACGACCTGGGAGGCCCGCACCCAGGCCCTCGGCGTCCAGGGCAGCACCGACGGGAACACCTACAGCACTCTCTCCGCCTCGCAGGGGCGGCTGTTCACCCCCGCGTCGGGGAACACCGTCACCATCGACTTCCCTTCCACCGGCGTCCGTTACGTACGGCTGAACATCACCGGCAACACGGGCTGGCCGGCGGCGCAGATATCCGAGTTCGGGATCTACGGCCCCGCGGGCGGGGACCCCGACCCGGACCCCGGTGACGACGGCACCGACCTGGCACGCGGCAAGGCGATCGAGGCGTCGTCGACGATCCACAACTTCGTCGCGGCCAACGCCAACGACGGCAGCGTCAACACCTACTGGGAGTCCACGGGCCACCCATCGACCCTGACGGTCAAGCTCGGGGCGGACGCCGACATCACCTCCGTCGTGGTCAAGCTCAACCCCGACGCGGCGTGGGGCGCCCGGACCCAGAACATCCAGGTGCTCGGCCGCGCCCAGGGCGCCGCCGGGTTCACCTCGCTCAAGGCGCGCGCCGACTACGGCTTCAACCCGGCGACGAACCAGAACTCGGTACGCATCCCGGTCACCGGGCGCGTCGCCGACGTACAGCTCCAGTTCTTCTCCAACACCGGCGCTCAGGGCGGCCAGGTCGCCGAACTCCAGGTCGTCGGGAGCCCCGCGCCCAACCCCGACCTCACCGTCACCGGGCTCTCCTGGTCCCCCACCGCCCCGGTGGAGACCGACACGACCACCGTGAGCGCGACGGTGCGCAACGCCGGGACGGCCGCGTCCGGCCCGACGACCGTGAACGTCGGCATCGGCGGAGTGGTCGCCGGCAGCGCCTCCGTCGGCGGCCTCGCCGCGGGTGCCTCGCAGACCGTCCAGGTCGCCGCGGGCAAGCGCGCCGAAGGCACCTACAAGGTGACGGCCGTGGTGGACCCGACCGACACGATCGTCGAGCAGGACAACGACAACAACAGCTTCACCGCGGCCGGTTCACTGGTCGTGGGTCAGGCCCCCGGGCCCGACCTCCAGGTGCTGAGCGTCAATTCGACGCCACAGAACCCCGCCGTCGGCACCTCGGTCCAGTTCAGCGTGGCGGTGCGGAACCGAGGGACGACCGCGAGCGGTGCCACCACGGTCACCCGGGTGGCGGTGGGCGGCACGACGCTGAACACCAACACCCCCTCGATCGCGGCCGGCGCGACGACCAATGTGAGTGTCAACGGCAGTTGGACCGCCACCAGCGGCGGCGCCAACATCGTGGCCACCGCGGACGCGACCGATGTGGTGACGGAGACCAACGAGACCAACAACTCGTTCTCCCGCTCGATCGTGGTCGGGCGCGGGGCGGCGGTCCCGTACGTCGAGTACGAGGCGGAGGCCGGGCGTTACCAGGGCACCCTGGTGGAGGCCGACGCGGTACGCACCTTCGGGCACACCAACTTCGGCTCCGAGTCCTCGGGCCGTAAGTCGGTACGCCTCACCAGCACAGGCCAGTTCGTGGAGTTCACCTCCACCAACCCCGCCAACTCGATCGTGGTGCGCAACTCGATCCCCGACGCCCCGAACGGCGGCGGCACCGAGGCCACGATCAGCCTGTACGCCGACGACACCTTCGTGAAGAAGCTGAACCTCTCCTCGAAGCACAGCTGGCTGTACGGCGACACGGACGGCCCCGAGGCCCTGACGAACACGCCCCAGGCGGATGCCCGGCGGCTCTTCGACGAGGCCAACTCGCTGCTGTCCACGACCTATCCGGCGGGCACCAAGTTCAAGCTCCAGCGCGACGCCGGTGACAGCGCGCCCTTCTACTACATCGACCTGATCGACCTGGAGCAGGTCGCGCCCCCGGCGGCCAAGCCCGCCGAGTGCACCTCGATCACGGAGTACGGCGCGGTCCCGGGCGACGGCAACGACGACACGGCCGCCATCCAGGCGGCGGTCACCGCCGACCAGAACGGTGCCATCGCGTGTGTCTGGATCCCGGCGGGCCAGTGGCGCCAGGAACAGAAGATCCTGACCGACGACCCGCAGAACCAGGGCCAGTACAACCAGATCGGCATCAAGAACGTCACCATCCGCGGCGCGGGTATGTGGCACTCACAGCTCTACACCCTGACCGAGCCACAGAACGCGGGCGGGATCAACCATCCGCACGAGGGCAACTTCGGCTTCGACATCGACGACAACACCCAGATCTCCGACATCGCCATCTTCGGCTCCGGCCGGATCCGCGGCGGCGGGGGAGCCGAGGGCGGAGTCGGCCTCAACGGCCGGTTCGGCAAGAACACGAAGATCAGAGACGTCTGGATCGAGCACGCCAACGTCGGTGTCTGGGTCGGCCGCGACTACGACAACATCCCGGCGCTCTGGGGCCCCGCCGACGGCCTTGAGTTCACCGGTATGCGCATCCGGAACACGTACGCCGACGGGATCAACTTCACCAACGGCACGCGGAACTCCAAGGTGTTCAACTCCTCGTTCCGCACGACCGGTGACGACTCCCTGGCGGTCTGGGCCAACCGGTACGTCAAGGACACCTCCGTCGACATCGCGCACGACAACTCGTTCACCAACAACACGATCCAGCTGCCCTGGCGCGCGACCGGCATCGCGGTCTACGGCGGCTACGGCAACAAGATCGAGAACAACATCGTCTCCGACACGGCGAACTACCCGGGCATCATGCTGGCGACCGACCACGATCCGCTGCCCTTCTCCGGGCAGACCCTGATCGCCAACAACGCGCTCCACCGCACGGGCGGTGCCTTCTGGAACGAGGACCAGGAGTTCGGTGCCATCACCCTGTTCGCGGCGAGCCGGGACATCCCCGGTGTCACGATCAGGGACACGGACATCTACGACTCCACGTATGACGGCATCCAGTTCAAGACGGGCGGCGGCACCATGCCGGGCGTCGTGATCAACAACGTCAGGATCGACAAATCCAACAACGGCGCGGGCATCCTGGCCATGAGCGGGGCCAGGGGCAGCGCGACGCTGTCCGACGTCACGATCACCAACTCGGCGGACGGCGACATCGTCACCCAGCCGGGCTCGGGCTTCGTGATCACCGGCGGCCCGACGCCGCCGCTCGCACCGGGGAAACTGACGGGCGGTGGCCGACGGTGA
- the mptB gene encoding polyprenol phosphomannose-dependent alpha 1,6 mannosyltransferase MptB, with translation MQTPGDESHIRKCRLLGLAGSTAVAVGGASAGALPVDDAFAPSSEAAAVGLFGAYFGLVLLVAAWAWLGRAVRGGRPPGARGMVVTLAVWAAPLVIAPPLFSRDVYSYLAQGAMVEAQIDVYTHGPDQLGGPLAAQVSPMWQDTPTPYGPLFLSFASLIARASRAELPAGVFGMRLVALLGVGLMVLSLVQLARRSGTDPGAALWLGALNPLLLLHLVAGAHNDAVMLGLLGMGLVAAKGRFPVLGAVLMTLAALVKAPAALGLLAVAAFWAGGLTGRCRWLRAASASAGVALATTAAVTAVTGTGYGWIGALNTPVSQHNWALTSLLGRMTASALRSAGSDLAPFAIDAWRAAGLAATAVAVLVVWLRRPRHSPVYALGLSLIAVAVLGPAIRPWYVLWGLFPLAAAAPPGPARRVVAVASGVLALAQLPSGLAADGLQLALAICGGVFALVALWWAREMSGDQVTLTAREPGRVA, from the coding sequence GTGCAGACCCCGGGCGACGAATCACACATACGCAAATGCCGGCTACTGGGGCTCGCCGGTTCCACGGCCGTGGCCGTCGGCGGCGCGAGTGCCGGTGCGCTGCCGGTCGACGACGCCTTCGCGCCGTCGTCCGAAGCGGCGGCGGTCGGACTCTTCGGCGCCTACTTCGGGCTCGTGCTGCTCGTCGCGGCCTGGGCCTGGCTGGGCCGCGCCGTGCGCGGAGGGCGCCCGCCCGGTGCGCGCGGCATGGTGGTCACGCTCGCGGTGTGGGCCGCGCCGCTGGTGATCGCCCCGCCGCTGTTCAGCCGCGACGTGTACAGCTATCTGGCGCAGGGCGCGATGGTGGAGGCCCAGATCGACGTCTACACCCATGGCCCCGACCAGCTCGGCGGTCCGCTCGCCGCGCAGGTCTCGCCCATGTGGCAGGACACGCCCACCCCGTACGGTCCGCTGTTCCTGTCGTTCGCTTCGCTGATCGCGCGCGCCTCACGGGCGGAACTGCCGGCCGGGGTGTTCGGCATGCGGCTGGTCGCGCTGCTGGGCGTTGGCCTGATGGTGCTGTCACTGGTGCAGCTCGCCCGCCGCAGCGGAACCGACCCGGGTGCCGCGCTGTGGCTGGGGGCGCTCAATCCGCTGCTCCTGCTGCATCTGGTGGCCGGCGCGCACAACGACGCCGTGATGCTGGGTCTGCTCGGCATGGGGCTGGTGGCCGCGAAGGGCCGCTTCCCGGTGCTCGGCGCGGTCCTGATGACTCTCGCCGCGCTGGTCAAGGCGCCTGCCGCGCTGGGGCTGCTGGCCGTCGCCGCGTTCTGGGCCGGCGGGCTGACCGGCCGCTGCCGATGGCTCAGAGCGGCGTCCGCGTCCGCCGGGGTCGCCCTGGCGACGACCGCCGCGGTGACCGCGGTCACCGGCACCGGCTACGGCTGGATCGGCGCCCTCAACACCCCGGTTTCCCAGCACAATTGGGCCCTCACCTCCCTTCTCGGCCGGATGACCGCCTCCGCGCTGCGGAGCGCGGGCAGCGACCTGGCACCGTTCGCCATCGACGCCTGGCGCGCGGCGGGTCTGGCGGCGACGGCCGTCGCCGTACTGGTGGTGTGGCTGCGCCGCCCCCGGCACAGCCCCGTGTACGCGCTGGGCCTCAGCCTGATCGCGGTCGCCGTTCTGGGCCCGGCGATCCGCCCCTGGTACGTGCTGTGGGGCCTGTTCCCGCTGGCTGCCGCGGCCCCGCCGGGACCGGCGCGCCGGGTGGTGGCCGTCGCCAGCGGGGTGCTCGCGCTGGCCCAGCTGCCCAGCGGACTCGCCGCGGACGGCCTTCAGTTGGCGCTCGCGATCTGCGGCGGAGTGTTCGCGCTGGTCGCGCTCTGGTGGGCCCGCGAGATGTCGGGCGACCAAGTGACGCTGACCGCACGGGAACCGGGGAGAGTGGCATGA